The Plasmodium yoelii strain 17X genome assembly, chromosome: 8 genome includes a region encoding these proteins:
- a CDS encoding PIR protein → MDAEICKQFKNVWEDFPDTLSSEDYQFKSDERSKTYCNNIKCDNNVEKIHAVCLFLFNALLGSSSFKSNGNSNINIVEYIMIWLSYMLSSIKNTGNSSSLQFFFSVYINGGNYYSNYKNLIDKNNYFLNMDKSIISKFYNAFKSLCNLYIQIDKDNHNCKNYLKDDNEFIKKYEELKKDSNITKNDSYSQLLSTLLNDYNKLKDKCSDTSSSSSIANKLFIVLSIFGAIAILLGVSYKYSLFGFRKRFKKQQIREKIKNIKKKMNQ, encoded by the exons ATGGATGCCGAAATA tgtaaacAGTTCAAGAATGTATGGGAAGATTTTCCCGATACATTGAGTAGTGAAGACTATCAATTTAAAAGCGATGAACGTTCCAAAACCtattgtaataatataaaatgtgatAATAATGTCGAAAAAATTCATGCTGTATGTTTGTTTTTGTTTAATGCTCTCTTGGGAAGTTCTTCGTTTAAGAGTAATGGAAATAGTAacatcaatattgttgaatatattatgatatggttaagttatatgttaagcTCAATCAAAAATACAGGTAACTCCAGTAgtctacaatttttttttagtgtatatataaatggtgGAAATTATTATAGTAATTATAAGAatcttatagataaaaataattattttttgaatatggATAAGAGtattatatctaaattttataatgcatttaaatcattatgcaacttatatattcaaattgATAAAGACAATCATAATTGCAAGAATTATTTGAAAGACgataatgaatttattaaaaaatatgaagaacTTAAGAAAGATTctaatattactaaaaacGATTCATACAGTCAACTATTGTCTACTTtattaaatgattataataaattaaaagataaatGTAGCGatacatcatcaagttcatCGATagcaaacaaattatttatagttttatcgatatttggtgcaatagcaattttattgggagtttcttataag tattcgttatttgggtttcggaaacgatttaaaaaacaacaaataagagaaaaaataaaaaatataaagaagaaaatgaatcaataa
- a CDS encoding fam-c protein encodes MNKRIFSLVFIVLYILLDVSIHCSEQKGSGLRNRIIRAIKKIKRSNKKNDTETKSKIQLNNNNNNDSIDDKDNKDDKDNKDNKDDKANKNDKNNKDVYTDYYRNYNHKKPQYAILCLGLCFPFETDEMEALEYALTC; translated from the exons atgaataaaaggATATTTAGTTTAGTTTTTATCGTCTTGTATATCCTTTTGGATGTATCAATACATTGCTCTGAACAGAAA GGGTCTGGATTAAGAAATAGAATCATTCGTgctatcaaaaaaataaagagaagtaacaaaaaaaatgatacagAAACTAAAAGCAAAAttcaattaaataataacaataataacgATTCTATTGAtgataaagataataaagatgataaagataataaagataataaagatgataaagctaataaaaatgataaaaataataaagatgtTTATACTGATTATTACAGAAATTACAATCATAAAAAGCCCCAATACGCTATACTTTGTCTTGGTTTATGTTTTCCATTTGAAACAGATGAGATGGAGGCCCTCGAATATGCACTTACGTGTTAA
- a CDS encoding fam-b protein, protein MRISILKFVFFSIIICSFEYAKNELYFVNERSICLERNITKFRNNRILADVDNQFDLNDFYQSTLSLVDQFNDCNDDEEITNLRNIIDSQIKKHKESNTLPDLNNVDKKTKKLIHGLHKEIEEFKKELDNKGDNELAIQPIHDKIIIKKDENSSVSEHEDFKQLESFEKKLRTQKKKFKLEYYRIKLSKKYMELKINNKLKKKEEKLLKGLIVFSIITVLSMIALGTMKLLLILAPAVFLLFKSWRKVREYRFKL, encoded by the exons ATGAGAATCAgcattttaaaatttgtttttttttcaattattatttgttcttTTGAATATGCCAAAAAT GAATTATACTTTGTAAACGAGAGAAGTATATGTCTTGAAAggaatataacaaaatttagaaataatAGGATATTAGCAGATGTAGACAATCAATTCgatttaaatgatttttatcAATCAACTTTGAGTCTTGTAGATCAATTTAATGACTGCAATGATGACGAAGAAATAACAAACCTTCGAAATATTATAGATTCACAAATAAAGAAGCATAAAGAAAGTAATACACTACCcgatttaaataatgtagataaaaaaacgaaaaagtTAATTCATGGACTTCACAAAGAAATAGaagaatttaaaaaagagCTTGATAATAAAGGGGATAATGAATTAGCAATACAGCCAATacatgataaaataataataaaaaaagatgaaaatagtTCTGTATCAGAACATGAAGACTTTAAACAATTGGAaagttttgaaaaaaaattgaggactcaaaaaaaaaaatttaaacttGAATATTATAGAATTAAATTAAGTAAAAAGTATAtggaattaaaaattaataacaaattgaagaaaaaagaagaaaaattaCTTAAGGGTTTGATTGTGTTCTCTATTATAACTGTGTTGTCTATGATAGCATTAGGAACAATGAAATTACTATTAATACTTGCACCGGCggtttttttactatttaaGAGCTGGCGGAAAGTCAGGGAATATCGCtttaaattatga